The following are from one region of the Flavobacteriaceae bacterium UJ101 genome:
- the cmk gene encoding UMP/CMP kinase (Belongs to the cytidylate kinase family. Type 1 subfamily.; KEGG: puf:UFO1_2021 cytidylate kinase): MNKIIIAIDGHSSTGKSTLAKQLAKYLNYKYIDTGAMYRAITWYAIKNNYFEKEVLDEDKVIKNLEFINLELHHDSNLNNYILLLNGENIEKEIRGMEVSSKVSYIAKIAEVREKMVEIQQAWGNEKGIVMDGRDIGTVVFPNAELKIFMTASAEVRAQRRYDELIKKGDTVLYDDVLQNVIERDEIDSNRTIAPLKPASDAIMIDNSNLTREEQFQYVLKLVKETV; this comes from the coding sequence ATGAATAAGATTATTATAGCAATAGATGGACACTCCTCAACAGGGAAAAGTACCTTAGCTAAACAATTAGCCAAGTATTTAAACTATAAATATATTGATACAGGTGCAATGTATAGAGCCATCACATGGTATGCTATAAAAAATAATTATTTTGAAAAAGAAGTATTAGACGAAGATAAAGTAATTAAAAACCTAGAATTTATAAATCTAGAATTACATCATGATTCTAATCTTAATAACTATATTTTATTATTAAATGGAGAGAATATAGAGAAAGAGATAAGAGGAATGGAAGTTTCATCAAAAGTGAGTTATATTGCTAAGATAGCTGAAGTAAGAGAAAAAATGGTAGAAATTCAGCAAGCATGGGGAAATGAAAAAGGTATTGTAATGGATGGAAGAGATATTGGTACAGTCGTTTTTCCAAACGCTGAACTTAAAATTTTTATGACAGCCTCAGCCGAAGTAAGAGCCCAAAGACGCTATGATGAATTAATTAAAAAAGGAGATACTGTTTTATATGATGACGTTTTGCAAAATGTTATAGAACGTGATGAAATAGATTCTAATAGAACAATTGCCCCTTTGAAACCTGCTTCAGACGCTATTATGATAGATAATTCAAACTTAACACGAGAAGAGCAGTTTCAATATGTATTGAAGTTAGTAAAAGAAACTGTGTAA
- a CDS encoding undecaprenyl-phosphate glucose phosphotransferase (Involved in the biosynthesis of the exopolysaccharide acetan, a water-soluble polysaccharide involved in production of bacterial cellulose (BC); Belongs to the bacterial sugar transferase family.), producing MAIILLILLGWVIVILLIISFYDTKQWGFYKQERIGKKSKVFKIFKIRTMTNQYESEGYITTILDSRITPIGKKIRKYKLDELPQLINIIVGDMSFVGPRPDVKGYADELKGDDRVILSVKPGITSSASLKYRNEEVILSKVENPKKYNDEVIWPDKIRMNKEYVLNWSFKKDLIILYKTLFK from the coding sequence ATGGCTATTATTCTCCTAATTTTATTAGGATGGGTAATAGTCATTTTACTTATTATTTCCTTTTACGATACGAAACAATGGGGATTCTATAAACAAGAACGTATTGGTAAAAAAAGTAAGGTTTTTAAAATTTTTAAAATTAGAACGATGACCAACCAATATGAAAGTGAAGGTTATATTACAACCATATTAGATTCTAGAATAACCCCAATAGGGAAAAAAATTAGAAAATATAAATTAGATGAATTGCCTCAATTAATTAATATAATAGTAGGGGATATGTCTTTTGTAGGTCCAAGACCTGATGTAAAAGGTTATGCTGATGAGTTGAAAGGAGATGATCGAGTTATCTTATCAGTAAAACCAGGGATAACATCATCAGCATCATTAAAATATAGAAACGAAGAGGTGATACTTTCAAAAGTAGAAAATCCTAAAAAGTATAATGACGAGGTGATTTGGCCAGATAAAATTAGAATGAACAAAGAATATGTTTTAAATTGGTCTTTTAAGAAAGATTTAATTATTTTATATAAAACACTTTTTAAGTAA
- the etk-wzc gene encoding putative tyrosine-protein kinase EpsB (Probably involved in polymerization and/or export of exopolysaccharide EPS I which functions as a virulence factor. May be involved in an ATP-dependent process in the pathway for EPS I production, possibly export of the trimeric repeat units across the inner membrane or their polymerization. Belongs to the etk/wzc family.; KEGG: abr:ABTJ_03764 tyrosine-protein kinase Etk/Wzc; Protein-tyrosine kinases) translates to MENINEGTSSDHVIEFDFQRFFSRAVRNLKYLLLFLTIGFLLAWIKNRYAKNVYTASSKIYVSKDLKNPFASNVGVNLTWGGVSDKVEFIENRIISRPHLDKVSMSLNLGIKVYKIGDIIETRVYGKEVPFEIINEQKGNARFTISSVDGTMVINEENEEESFEVYNDKPFKIGAIEFKIKIKNNFNGTYLVVCNSIENSTSSLKAKMSARAIGERSAIVNVTYIGGNKLEMKDVLNRSNEILIEERLDKSNYLADKTVKYIDRELIRFNNQIDSTSEELGKIKKNQNIIDLEQKIDFIQRDLIKYDNEIYSIRKQLNILKGFQSSLSNVSIDKLIIPTVVEINDQNVVSSITKLSNLYQERKQMLEYLTEEHPDIRKINIDIQSAQAVARNVVLNLMKQKTMELNNLNLNKNRVSSKVSRLPETEQKYLKVDRYLDFNKFQFDELLKKKTDAELYLAGNASDIEVLEPSVLVDMKTIGPNRQLNYILALLLPIIVFTIIIFILELLDSKVRNINDIIKRTKIPLISVLSNADSYNSSLIVLDNPKSGLAEAFRALRSNIQFLYKKKEDTSNRTVLTTSTIGGEGKTFVSMNMATVLSLSGKKTLLIGMDLRKPKIFGDFGIQNDKGLTNYLVGQKSKEEIIQTTKVPSLDIITAGPIPPNPSELLMSKELDHLMEELKKEYSYIVLDTPPVGLVADAFELMRFTDANLYVTRHNYSFRNSLELISNKFDKKEVKNIGIVLNDFDTSNNGYGYGYGYGYGYGYGYGYGYGYFEGDEAYEYGGILEKIKSLFKRRK, encoded by the coding sequence ATGGAAAATATAAATGAAGGTACATCTTCTGATCACGTAATTGAATTTGATTTTCAACGTTTTTTTTCACGAGCTGTAAGAAATTTAAAATATTTATTATTATTTCTTACTATAGGATTTTTATTAGCTTGGATTAAAAATAGATATGCTAAAAATGTATATACTGCTAGTTCTAAAATATATGTAAGTAAAGACCTTAAAAATCCTTTTGCATCTAATGTAGGAGTTAATTTAACTTGGGGAGGAGTATCAGATAAAGTTGAGTTTATAGAGAATAGGATTATATCGAGACCTCATCTTGATAAAGTTTCTATGTCACTTAATTTAGGAATTAAAGTTTATAAGATTGGAGATATAATAGAGACTAGAGTATATGGAAAAGAAGTTCCATTTGAAATTATTAATGAGCAAAAAGGAAATGCTAGATTTACAATATCGAGTGTTGATGGAACTATGGTAATTAATGAAGAAAATGAGGAGGAAAGTTTTGAAGTTTATAATGATAAACCATTTAAAATTGGTGCTATAGAATTTAAAATTAAAATTAAAAATAATTTTAATGGAACTTATCTAGTTGTATGTAATTCTATTGAAAATAGTACTTCTTCTTTAAAAGCAAAAATGAGTGCAAGAGCCATAGGTGAACGTTCAGCAATTGTAAATGTAACATATATAGGAGGGAATAAATTAGAAATGAAAGATGTTCTTAATCGTTCTAATGAAATTTTAATTGAAGAACGATTAGATAAATCGAATTATTTAGCTGATAAAACAGTCAAATATATTGATAGAGAATTGATTAGGTTTAATAACCAAATTGATAGTACTTCAGAAGAATTAGGGAAAATAAAAAAGAATCAGAATATAATTGATCTAGAACAAAAAATTGATTTTATTCAAAGAGATTTAATAAAATATGATAATGAAATTTATTCAATTAGAAAACAATTGAATATTTTAAAGGGATTCCAAAGTTCTTTAAGTAATGTTAGTATAGATAAATTGATAATTCCAACAGTTGTTGAAATTAATGATCAAAATGTAGTTTCAAGTATTACTAAATTGAGTAATTTGTATCAAGAAAGAAAACAGATGTTGGAATATCTAACAGAAGAACATCCAGATATTCGAAAAATTAATATAGATATCCAGAGTGCTCAAGCGGTAGCTAGAAATGTTGTTTTAAATTTAATGAAACAGAAGACAATGGAATTAAATAATTTAAATTTAAATAAAAATAGAGTATCTAGTAAGGTTTCTCGACTACCTGAAACAGAACAAAAATATTTGAAAGTAGATAGGTATTTAGACTTTAATAAATTTCAGTTTGATGAACTTTTGAAGAAAAAAACAGATGCAGAACTATATTTAGCAGGGAATGCTTCTGATATAGAAGTTTTAGAGCCTTCTGTATTAGTTGATATGAAAACTATTGGTCCTAATAGACAATTAAACTATATTCTAGCATTATTATTACCAATAATAGTATTTACCATAATAATATTTATTTTAGAACTATTAGATTCGAAAGTTAGAAATATAAACGATATAATTAAAAGAACTAAAATACCATTAATATCAGTTTTAAGTAACGCCGATAGTTATAATAGTTCTTTAATCGTATTAGATAATCCAAAATCAGGATTAGCAGAAGCTTTTAGAGCCTTGCGTTCCAATATTCAATTTTTATACAAAAAGAAAGAAGATACTTCAAATAGAACCGTTTTAACAACTTCAACAATTGGAGGTGAAGGTAAAACATTTGTATCTATGAATATGGCAACAGTTTTATCATTAAGTGGGAAAAAAACCTTGCTGATAGGTATGGATCTAAGAAAACCTAAAATTTTTGGTGATTTTGGAATTCAAAATGATAAAGGACTTACCAATTATTTAGTAGGGCAAAAGTCAAAAGAAGAAATTATTCAAACAACTAAAGTTCCATCTTTAGATATTATTACAGCAGGACCTATTCCTCCAAACCCTTCTGAACTTTTAATGAGTAAAGAATTAGATCACCTAATGGAAGAGTTAAAAAAAGAATACAGTTATATTGTATTGGATACCCCTCCTGTTGGGTTAGTTGCTGATGCGTTTGAGTTAATGCGATTTACTGATGCAAACCTTTACGTAACAAGACATAATTACTCGTTTAGAAATTCCTTAGAATTAATTTCGAATAAATTTGATAAGAAAGAAGTAAAGAATATTGGAATTGTTTTAAATGATTTCGATACTTCTAATAATGGTTATGGTTATGGTTATGGTTATGGCTATGGTTACGGCTATGGCTATGGATACGGATATGGTTATTTTGAAGGAGATGAAGCATATGAATACGGTGGAATATTAGAAAAAATTAAAAGTTTATTCAAGCGTAGAAAATAA
- a CDS encoding capsular polysaccharide biosynthesis protein CapD (Required for the biosynthesis of type 1 capsular polysaccharide. Belongs to the polysaccharide synthase family.) has product MIKKVLNNYSKKYLSVWVILAFDLILVFGLYIFSFLLRYRFDFGILENEFYWLYIGWGGLVAKAFVITAVYAIFFLSFKTYRGILRHTTIHEAYVILKSCFFSVVVLLSFSLIIHFLFSRYLNEHKDSVLYLPKIVLVLHSLGVIAALLIYRIIIKEVFTKYFKSQVAENYKVIIYGAGSSGMVTLNALKNDFNTVYNIIGFIDDDPNKVGKKIEEFTIFNRKKGFEKIISEEVDQIIISIQNLDTIKKREIIKECLKFDLEIKDVPPVENWINEELTTNQIKKVKVEDLLGRKPIKLDSQNIFDEVKGKTILVSGAAGSIGAEIVRQLIYFEPKKIIGIDQAESFLYDLQVEIKTNAPQLFELIDFVIANVKEKDRLEEIFDQYNPDIIYHAAAYKHVPLMENFPFEAFNVNVVGTKNLADLAVAHNVSKFVMVSTDKAVNPTNVMGATKRIAEIYTQSLQEIQNNTHFITTRFGNVLGSNGSVIPLFKKQIETGGPVTLTHKDITRYFMTIPEACNLVLEAGAMGIGGEIFVFDMGDSIKIYDLAINMIKLSGLEPFVDIDVKEVGLRPGEKLYEELLNSKENTLPTHHKKILIAEIRKESNALTNDLIQKMQLLNRNQEFELIKLMKEIVPEFKSNNSRFELLDKENEN; this is encoded by the coding sequence TTGATAAAAAAAGTTTTAAATAATTACTCAAAGAAGTACCTATCAGTATGGGTTATTTTAGCTTTTGACTTAATTTTAGTTTTTGGGTTATATATATTCTCATTTTTATTACGATATCGATTTGATTTTGGAATTTTAGAAAACGAATTTTATTGGTTGTATATTGGATGGGGAGGACTTGTAGCAAAAGCTTTTGTTATAACAGCTGTATATGCCATTTTCTTTCTTTCTTTTAAAACATATAGAGGTATTTTAAGACATACAACAATTCATGAAGCCTATGTTATTCTAAAATCATGCTTTTTTTCTGTAGTAGTTTTATTGTCCTTTTCATTAATAATTCATTTTTTATTTAGTAGATATTTAAATGAACATAAAGATTCTGTTTTATATCTTCCGAAGATTGTTTTGGTATTACATTCATTAGGTGTTATAGCAGCATTATTAATTTATAGGATTATTATAAAAGAAGTCTTTACCAAGTATTTTAAAAGTCAAGTGGCTGAAAATTATAAAGTTATTATCTATGGAGCAGGATCATCAGGTATGGTAACCTTAAATGCATTAAAAAATGATTTTAATACAGTATATAATATTATCGGTTTTATTGACGATGATCCCAATAAAGTAGGTAAGAAAATTGAAGAATTTACAATTTTTAATAGAAAAAAAGGTTTTGAAAAAATTATAAGTGAAGAAGTTGATCAAATTATTATTTCAATTCAAAATTTAGATACAATAAAGAAAAGGGAAATTATAAAAGAGTGTTTAAAGTTTGATTTAGAAATAAAAGATGTACCTCCAGTAGAAAACTGGATTAATGAGGAATTAACAACAAATCAAATTAAAAAAGTAAAAGTTGAAGATCTTTTAGGAAGAAAACCTATTAAATTAGATAGCCAAAATATTTTTGATGAAGTAAAAGGTAAAACAATTTTAGTCTCTGGAGCCGCAGGTTCGATAGGAGCTGAAATTGTAAGACAATTAATTTACTTTGAACCTAAAAAAATTATTGGAATTGATCAAGCAGAATCTTTTTTATATGATTTACAAGTTGAAATTAAAACAAATGCCCCCCAACTTTTTGAACTGATAGATTTTGTAATTGCAAATGTAAAAGAAAAGGATCGATTAGAAGAAATATTTGATCAATACAACCCCGATATTATTTACCATGCTGCAGCATATAAACATGTTCCATTAATGGAGAATTTTCCATTTGAAGCATTTAATGTGAATGTTGTAGGAACTAAAAATTTAGCTGACTTGGCAGTAGCTCATAATGTTAGCAAATTTGTGATGGTATCAACTGATAAAGCGGTTAATCCAACCAATGTTATGGGAGCAACCAAACGTATTGCAGAAATTTATACTCAAAGTCTTCAAGAGATCCAAAATAATACACATTTCATAACAACACGTTTTGGAAATGTTTTAGGATCAAATGGCTCAGTAATACCACTTTTTAAAAAACAAATAGAAACAGGAGGTCCAGTTACTTTAACACATAAAGATATTACACGATATTTTATGACAATACCTGAAGCGTGTAATCTAGTTTTAGAAGCAGGAGCAATGGGTATAGGAGGTGAGATCTTTGTGTTTGACATGGGAGATAGTATTAAAATATATGATTTAGCAATTAATATGATAAAATTATCTGGATTAGAGCCTTTTGTCGATATTGATGTTAAAGAAGTTGGTTTACGACCTGGTGAAAAATTATATGAAGAATTGTTAAATTCAAAAGAAAATACATTACCTACTCATCATAAAAAAATTCTCATAGCAGAAATACGTAAAGAAAGTAATGCTTTAACTAATGATTTAATTCAAAAAATGCAACTATTAAATAGAAACCAAGAATTTGAATTGATAAAGTTAATGAAAGAAATTGTTCCTGAATTTAAGAGTAATAATTCAAGGTTTGAATTATTAGATAAAGAGAATGAAAATTAA